GGGAGACACCATTGAAGATCCCTTGCAGGCACTCACTCTCCAGGACATGACACACAATTCCAGACAGGTCTCGAATGTGAATCCATGGGAACGGCTGGAGTCCAGAGCCCAAGgggcctcccagccccagccggAAAGGCCAGAGCATGCGAGAGATGGCACCACCATCACGGCCCAGCACTACCCCTGTGGGGAGAGCAGAGTGAGATAGGGACCTCCTTACTCAAAGGATAAGAGCACCCCTCACCCCTAGACCTAGAACCATGAGACAATCCTCAGGGGTTGGACTGGGAGACACCCCAGCAACAAAGGGCACATGGCCTGATGCCCTTCTCCTACCCCTTCCTTCTCTTGCCCAAGACCAAATCTAAGCCACCCTGAATAGGGATGATGCCCCTTCTCACCAGATCTCACCACAACACCACGAGCTGGGCTCCCAGGGATGAGAGCTGCAGCCTCCCAGGAGCTCACCAGGCGTGAAAAGAAGTCAaaatcccccccagggctgtCCTCGGTGTactcagctgtggggctgggacggTAATAACCTGAGGAGGTAACAAGAGAAAAGGGTCAGGGTTGGATCATGATACCAGGTCCCTCTTCCCTGACTGCAAGAGGAGCCCAGAGCTCCATCACTCTATCAGGGCAGGGGTATCCTCCCAGGAACAGAGCAGAGTGTCTTTGACACAGATGCTGAcaggtttttttaattacagatatGCTTTGCAATCTCAGTACGATCTGCTAGTATTCAGGTTGAGCTGACAGCCCCAACAACCAAATGCATCTGCAAGCAAGGCACAGAGCTGATCGTATGAAAAGAAGCTTGCTCTAAACTCAGATGCTTAGCTGCTTCAAAGACTATGGCAAGCAGGAATGCAAAGTTAGAGATACATGGGCGGCTGCAACTGAGCCCTACAGGATGCCTAGAGGCTTTCATAGGGAAACAGAGAAGAGACGTCAAAATCAAAAGATGGCAATAAAACTATGCACAGCGTTTCAAGGCAAGACGCGTTTCCTTCAGAAGTCTTCCCACGTTGGCCCAAGACACGCCTTGGCTTAGTCCAACTAATACCTACGCCGGTGATGAGGATCCAAGTACGAGGTGGCTGGTCAGCATCAGCAATGGCTTTGGCCAAGGTCTTGGTGGTCTCAACCCGGCTGCTGATGATTTCCCTGCAGAAGGCATCATCCCACCTGGGGAAGGGAGAGCCCCTCATCACACTCCCTACCAGGACATCCCCGAAAATAACAGCTCCAAGGGCAAATGGCCTCAACAGACACCTCCCAAACACAGGGGAGGTCACATGAATTCCCTCCCACCCCAGAACAAGGTGAGGATGCAGGACCCCACTATACAAGCACACAAGCACTTTGGGACAACGTGGCTCCCTACTTCCTGCAAACGGCTGTGGATTTTGGATTCCCTTAGTGCAAACATACCAGAGAAGCTGGATATGAAACACATGTGATATGAATTCTGCTCAGGTATCCAGAGGAGGCATCTCCAGAAACATCCTCAGCAGTACAAGAAAGGCTTCCATGACCAGTTTTGGTTCTGATTTTGCATTGTTACTTAAATGGAGGCATCCCACGCCATTTAGGATACCAGAAGCTACTTTACGTTGCCTCCAACTGTCAATCCAGAAGGGGACCTATCTCCCAAAAGTTGCTGAGACCTATCTGTCCCATAGAAATTTTTTGGATTCGAGGACCCAGATGCTGACAAGGAACCAAACTCCATTCTGGATGCCCTGTCTGCTGTCTTGCCTTTGCTGTGACCTCATAGCACTACAGGAGAGCATGTTACCTGCGGAAAGGGTTGAGGATATTCTCACCAGCCAAGTTCACCACGGCATCACACGGGGGCAGTCCAGAGCAGGACAACTGTTCCTAGACAGGGGTAACAGACACATTACCCCCCCGAGTCTCCCCTCTCCTCAAGCGTTCTCAACAAGCAAGCAGTGCGGGCTCCTAAAGAAGCCCAGCCAGGTCCCTTCTGACCCTTGTGGGACATGGCCTGCAGCACAAGCATGGATGGATCTGCAGCATTACCCATTCCCATAGCTCTGACCCATGGAGTGCTCAGGAGTCCAATGCTACATTCAGGGATGACAGGTTCCCAAATGCAGACACCCTATATTTGCATATGGCCAGGGTAAGCTAGCTTGTTCCTCAGCGCCGACATGTTGCCCCCTCTGTGATCACTCCCATTGCATACCCAGCTGATCCGATCCTTGCCCCCTTGTCGAGAGACATGGGTCACCTCGTGCCCACGGCTACGCAGTAACTGGGTCAGGGCTCTGCCCACAAACCCAGTTCCTCCACCTAGGGAAAAGACAGGACATTTGAAATTTGCAGCTCTGTAAGTGGAGTGCCAAAGCCTGCACTCCCAAGCCAGCACATTGCACCTGGAAGCCCCCATTACCAAGTGCCAGTTTCCCTGGGTGCAGTACCCCAGGGTGAGAGGACCCTTGTTCCCAGCACTCAGCTCCactgctcagcaccctgcagcccaGCCCCAAAGGCCCCATTCCCAATATCTAGACTCCATGCATGGTATCCTCCTTTTTAGCCCGAGAGGACCCTGATTCCCAGCTGCCTTGTGCAGCATCCAGAATCCAGGCCCAAGGCCCCCCATTCCCAAAGCTCCATTGCCTGGGCAGAGcagcccccctcacacacaaacacacacacacacttggaaCAAGAGTGCACAGTCCCTGCAGGCCAGCCCCCACGGGCAACACCctaggcacagccccacagctctCCAGGGTGTCCCATCGCTGGAAGCAGCCCCCGTACACACTGCACCCTGCACACAGCCCCCATTCTCGGTGCACAGCCCCCGGTGTGGAgctgcccccctccctccttcgAACGATTTCCCGTGCACAGTCCCCACTGCCCCTAACACAGGCCGCTCTGCACCCCAGACCCATCATCCTGCCGATACTCAAAGCCCCCTACCACGCACAGTCCCTCCCCCCGCACTCCAAGGTCCAATACCACACACCACAGCACCCTGCAAAGCACCCTCACGCCTCCCCCCGCGCAGCACCGAGCACCAGCCCCTCGGAGGCAGTGCCGAGACCCACTCCCCCCGCGcacagcgccgagcacccgcgGGACCTCCCACCCCCTCAGCCGCCGAACCACTTCCCCCCACCCGTCACTCACCCACCACCACCCTCATAGCGGGAGCTAGTGCGCATGTTCCAGGTAGAAGCGATTGCGCATGCGCTGAATGGAAGTTTCCCCCACCATCCCTCCCCAGCCACAAGTGGGGGGACTTAAAGGGCCAGCGCTTCGCCGCCTGTTCCCAGTGCACGAAGCGTCGCAGCTCGGCCCTCTTCCCGGCCGCTTCGCGCGGCCGGACAcgcaggcagcggcggccgcaGAGCCCGCCAGGGCTGGCAGCGCTCCGCGGGGCGCGGGCCTCCCGAGCGCTCCCCGGGCCACGTCGAGGTgctgcggccccgcgcccgcgcgcAGCACGGCCGCGATGGCGAGGCTCGTTTAAGCGCTTGCCGGCGCTTCCGGTTAGCTCAGAGCCCTGTTCGCGGCGGAACGGGGCTCGGGAAGACGGCGCGTGCTCCAGCGTCGCCGCAGCCCTGCGGCGGTTGCGCTCAGCGAGACCGCTgccaaagaggaaagaaacaacatGGGAAAACTGGGTTTTGGGTGTAGAAGGCTGACTCTGCCAAAAGGTGGTCGTTGAGGGCTTTTCTTTCCTGGCATGAAAAGtgccagaagaagaaataatttttatggtGGTAAGTTCTTAAAAGCAGAATGTACTCCTCCCTCCtttcaccacccccccccccccaaaaaaaaaaagaagagttcaaaacaaagaaaaatgaaaatgaagagttgcaCAGTTACAGAGTTAGGACCTATtggaagaatgcaaaaaaaaatgccagtgcAACCCATAATTAACTGAATGAGACACAAATTATACCCATTGAATAGTAAAAGAaagcaatttggaaaaaataaattgagatAGTTAAAAGAGCCCAAGTAAATGCCAGTGAAGTGCTTCTAACTTTCTAATAAAAAATCCAGAATTTTGCAGTGGAGAAATAGTCTGGAATTGCTCTCAGTGAATCTAAGCCATAGTAATGGTTCTCCTCTGCTTATGCACCTTCTCACCTGTCTGTATAGTCatagaaaaaaacagattctTTCAAGGATGTGATTCTACTGCCTGACTTTAGATGTCTCTTCTGAAATGTGATGAAATGCACATTGAAAGACACACCTTCCACCTACAGACATCACAGGGAATCTGTAAAACTGGCTCAGATAAAGTTGTCTATTTTGTCAGCTGCTGCATCGCACATCTTGTGCAGGGAAAGATAGAGAATGAAATCAAGTTGCAGGTTGGGTCTCTACATGTCAGAGTCTGCCCTGAAGCAGGGACGAATGCTGAAGATTTTTTTACACCCCTTACAGCCTGTCTATCTAGAGCTCAAACCACTTAATTATCCATCTTTGTCTGCACATACGCCCCTAGCCATTGTGCCATCCATCTGTCCATTTGCCTTCCCTCATGCCCACTCTTCATGAATCTGTCCATGCTTTTTATCCATTCTGCCCTCACACACTACTTTAGCTGTCTTATATGTTCTTAGCCCTCCTGCCATTGAGTATACAAGTGTTTGCCCAGTCCAGTGGTTACATGGGAAGGAACTGGGCTTCTGTGAGAAGAACCAGTTCAAAATGTAAGAGATGGGATTATTTGCCCAGGAAGAGGCATTCTCTTGGTTCACAGGATGAAAGGTGAGTATAAGGAGGCAGTTTCTGTGTGGCCTATGTTGGCAGGTAGGTGGGTGAGCTGGACCTATTCTTCATATGCCTTTTGGTCTGCTGTCATTCTCTGCTGGATCATGGTGGTGATGTTAGATGGTAGTGCTGGAAGACTGCCTATTCGTTCTTCCCGAAAGTGCAAATGGCTGCACCTGGGCACGTCTTAACATGTCCTTCATTGCAAATTGTAAAAAATAGACAGGAGAGAATTTTAGGTATGTCCCAACCCCGTCATTTCTTCCTGCCTCCCTCTGTCTCAGGGTGTTTAAATTTAGGACTTCCTGAAAAGATAGATAAAATCTGACATGCCCTTTCTTGCTTCCCACTCTCAGTGCACCTTACTCATATAAAAAGATGCGAAGGGGAAAGAGATATGGTAGCAGTCAGTCCCACAGGTTGATCTGCTCATAGCACAGTCCTAGTACCAGGATTTAGGGAAGTCTAGAATTCTACTACCATCATGGCCTGAAGCCTGCCTAAAAACAATGTTCAGATAAGTGAGACCTTGACTGCATCTGCCCATCTCTAGCTCATTAGATGATTCTGGTATATGCTAGGAAAACAGACCAAGCATAAGTAATTGTTAACACAGTAGGCTTACCCAAAAGCTCTGGACTAAATCTATCATGGTCTAATGGTCTAAGTAgacatggaaaataaaagaagCACAGAGGAACTTTTCACAACTTTGCATCCATGTAACAGATTTGGAGAGGGAGACCAAAACATGATAGTAACCCAGCTAGTTTGCTTTGGATATGAGGAAGGTCTGAGGGATCCGTCTGAAGTGATGTGACCAGTGAAGCCATTGACAGCTTATATTGGCCATCTAAGTTAGAAAGAAGTAAACAGTTAAAACAATAACCCTGTGGGGGAACACATCAGCCAACACCCAAAACTGCATAGGAGGCTGTGCTCCAGGTGGAACTGCTACATGTAACAGTTGGGTCACCAACCAAGTCTGGACACCTCCAAAAACTGCAGCGAGTGTCCTGTCCCTCAAAGAGGGAGGCCCGGATCAAAGGCCTGTGTTGTGTTCTGTACAGAGCGTGAGATACAGAGTGTGTATCTGTGTATGTGATAGAATAGAAATCACTATCCCATCTGCTATACCCACTCTGCTTGGTAAATAAAGCCATAAATTTATGCCACCGAGTGGTGTGATTCTGTACTTGTGGCTACTCCATCCTCTGTCCCACTGTGAAAGCTACATAACAGAGCCTATGAAAACCTCACAGAGAGACCCTTGGGGCTAAGAAACCAGACCTTTATAATCTGGACATGACCTTGGATTTTAACAGGGGAAGAGAGATCAGAATCCATTCCTGACTGCTTGTTATCAAGGAGCTTCTGGATTTACTCAGGTATAAAAGCAAATGCCATTTCTTCAGTATCCATTAGTAAATAGTTCCGTGTGAAGTTAGTTGGTCTTGTCTGCAGAGAGCCAAGCTGGGTTTATTCAAACCACAGTTTCAAAACACTTCAAGCCCTGATGTGGGGGAATGGTTGCTACAGTGCAGTAGCTGAAGAACCATGGTCTTGCCATTGCTACTAGGAGGCCAGAGGCTTTGTGTTAGCACTACAGGCCTTGAGACTTCTCAGACTTTTTCTGGACTTGTCTTGATCTGCTTGGAGAATGACCAGGTGGTTATTACCTAGCTTGTTTTTAGTGTTGGCTTTGCTTTGTGCAATTGCGTGATGCAACATATATTGTTATAATAATGCTAACACGTTTCTGTAACTTCTAGATAATAGTATCTAGTTATTATTCTGTGTGGAGTGACTTATCTATGACCCTGGAATAAAAGTGAAATGGAGAAGTGTGCAGACATGGAGTGACAGCAGAAGTcttgaaaatgcaaatacagGAAGATATTAGGTGCCAAAGGACTATGAATATGAACCACCATTGGTCAGTTACTGGTCACTAAAGAAATACAACTTTGTCAGCTAGGTAAGACCAGTTTTAGATACAACAAAGAGGACAAAGAGGAAATATCCaggatatataaaatacataacatGGAGTTACATacagtgaagaaagagcaagtatattaaaaaaaaataaaacaggttcaaccatgaggaggaaaaaaagcattaaagtcACACTTGTCCTGGAAAAAGAACTCAGGATACTGATGACTCCCCTTGCTGAGGTCTCTGTGCTGGAACTGAGAAGAAACTTCTGGCTGGTTCCAGCAAAGATCTCTGCAAATTCCACGTAGCTGTGAGGGAAGCTGTTCGACCTGAGTAGGTGATTCCAAGAGAGGGATTCACCTCACTTGGTTCTGTGAGTAGAATAAATTCACCTTCCATTCAGTGTCCCTCTGCAGTTGCAATCTAAATCTAATGTTTTCATCCCTTTTAGATTCAGTGATAGAAGCTGGGGGGAGTGGCAAGTTATAAATGCAGCCCTCTCCACATTCACACTGAGCTGCTTTGCTCTCCTTCATACCTCAGTCGCCTGTTCACTTTTGCTCTGCGTGTGGAATGCTTTTTTGACTTCATGAGCCCTAAGGAGGCAGGTGATGGGCCTCCCTGTTCAATGACTGATGAGATAGGAGCCCTCAGCTCACTCTCCCTGTTTTTTATGCTGATCTCTATCAAGCAAGCCACTAGCACGTGTGTTGAAGCCTTGTTCCAGCATCTCATATCCTCTCCAAGTTTCTGAAATCATTTCATATGTATACTCATGTCTGGTCCCGCTGCTGCTTCCTTGCTGCAGGTTTTTTTAATGCCGCTGGCAGGATTTTGTTATTCCGCCCCTTCTTTTTACCTGGCCACCGCATGGAAGGATATTGGGAAGTTACATGAGCAAAAGTAACAGCTTGAACTGGCTCCAAGTCATTCTTTTTCCTGAGGGTTTCCATTTCTTTACTATCATTCATTCTCCCACAGACCACTCCTGTCTTATTCAGGTCTCTAACATATCCCATGCTGTTCCCATGTCTACAGACTCTGTTGCTACGTGCCCTCCTGGGGTCAGGCTATTTACAACAGCTGTTTTAAATGCAGCCTTGTTATAATTTGGGGCTTGTCTTCCTGTGTTATTTAGAACATCATAAACAGAAGCTAGTAACTTTTCCATACCAAATATAATTCTATGCTTTCATTGGGCTTGTGTTCCTCTTTTGGaatgatttctgcttttattcaatGTTTCCAAGATGGTATTTCGCAACTAAATCCTCAGTGGCGTACAGATAGTGGCTTTGATATCACAAACATAACTGATTCAGTAGGGTAAGGACCCTTTTAGTTCTCATTTGTACATCTATGTTCAGATGCTGGGCTTCAAGATCTAAGGTAGCTGTGCGGGCTTCTTGGATAGTGTAGAGGTGTAGGAATCTGCAGAGGATAATTTATTCTTTCTCAGGTTCGATGTCTAAGACACATGGAATGAATCATGCTCTCAGAGCTTGATTCAATTCAGTTAACTTGAGATGTGTACAATATAGGCATATCCATCTAAACTAGTCATCCTAGgctcccttttctctccatgGAGATAAATAGGCACTTCTAGGGTGAGATTCAGCTGACCTATTTTAGACATCTAGACCAGAAGGAAACGAATTGTTCCCTAAAAGAATCTGGGATCAGAGTGCAGTTGTCCATGCACAGGTACTATTTGATATGCTGTTTCAGaggggcacaagtctcccatggATTCTGTTTCACGTTTGCCAGCCCTGTACAGCAGGTGTTGGATGTACTAGTGCATCTGAAATGTCCCTAGGCAGTTAAGTGGGTGTATGTGAATCAACCTCTCTATATATCTTCTTTGACTATAGAGGAACCTTAAGTGACTAGATGAAACAGAGGCTAAAAGATCCAGGACGCTACGTGTTGGCTCTTATGACAGGAAGTTGAGGATACCCTGCAAGTCCTGTGACATATTTGTCACCCCCATGACATTAGGAAATACCGTGTGGCTGTTCACACATGGAAGATGGAAAGCACCCCAGACTGCCCTGACTGCAAAAGTAAGTCAGGCATACATATGGATGGATCAACAACGGGTTTGTTGGCTTGCTCTAAGCTGCAGTGATCAGGCACGAGGCTGCCTAACAGGGTTCCCCAAACAGTCCCAATGACATGATTTGCTTCCCTTTGtattcccttttccctctttctctcctcctaagTTCTTCCCGTTACAACTTTCATCCCCCTCCAAATAAACAGCTTGACCGTGTTTACTCATTCCCCATTGGCATCCACTTTGTTCACTTTAAACCATCAGTTGGTATTTATGATATGGTTGCCCTAGCAATTTCTGTCTTGATCAGCTATTCCATTAAGCTAATAATAAATGATCAGAAAATTCCTCCTAAACAGCTAATTCCTCAAGTTTATATGAAGTTCCTCATTTCTGCCACTTCTCATGTTGTGATCTTGTTAATGTAGTCACAGGATTGGCAGCCTGCATACATAGTAAAAACATACGAGCATCTTGAGCATGGTAGGGTCTCCCAACAGCACTAGGCACTGGTTTAGGCAATAGAATCCTGCCCTTGGTGAAGGGAATCTCATGTGTGGTGCCCATTATCTCCATTGGAGCTCAGCTTGACTAGCTGAGATAGATATCAGATTTTTAGATCTTTCACTTGAAGTTGAAAAAATGTCACCCTGAGTTGGGAGAtcatctccttctctttttcattaaGCAGTGGATGAAATAATGCATCCCAAAGGTGCTGGTGTCTTTCAATTGACCTTTCAGTCTGTGAAGGGCAACTCAAGTCCCTTCTCAGGTGCCTACATTTAGGTCAAATGGAATTGGATGGAGATACTGGGAGGATGAAATAAGTGCAAGCAGCCTATGGAGACATTATTCAGCGTATGAGggtggaagggggaggaaaggtaAGGAAAACCTCAGTTGTAACAGTATATGGCAGAACAGAGCAGAAGAGGCCTTAACCAAAATGGCatgacatttctttttcccttctctactCTGCTTCTACCTAAGACCCTCTCCTCTGTTCCCTGTTGGATACCTTGCCTAATTAGGAACCTCAAGTGCAATTCACCTGCTTTACCTTTGGTTATATTAAAAGATATGGGTAATGTAGACAACCTCAGATACATATGAATCCGGTGGAAGAAAATGAACCGTCAGGGAGAAGGACATCCCTCTGACTGATAAAAATAGGCTAAGATCGAGGTATAGCTATCTCTCAATTAACCATAAATCGGTTCAGCTAACTAGTTCAGAAGCTGGAATTTATTGCTTCGATAACTAAAATTAGAAGATTCCTAGCTGTGCTATTCTTTCCAGGTtacagaggcagcacagagaatcttttctttttcaaattagaaGAGATCATGGTCCTGGAGACAACCTCTACCTAGTCAATCTATGTAgtatttttcagcttgttttgaaTGCTGTTCCCTCAATGGGTGTATTTATAACTGAAGTAATGGAGGATGAGACTATCACTATCACCATGACTGAGTTTGTTCTCCTGGGATTCACTCAGAG
The sequence above is a segment of the Struthio camelus isolate bStrCam1 chromosome 25, bStrCam1.hap1, whole genome shotgun sequence genome. Coding sequences within it:
- the SDR39U1 gene encoding epimerase family protein SDR39U1 isoform X2, which gives rise to MRVVVGGGTGFVGRALTQLLRSRGHEVTHVSRQGGKDRISWEQLSCSGLPPCDAVVNLAGENILNPFRRWDDAFCREIISSRVETTKTLAKAIADADQPPRTWILITGVGYYRPSPTAEYTEDSPGGDFDFFSRLVSSWEAAALIPGSPARGVVVRSGVVLGRDGGAISRMLWPFRLGLGGPLGSGLQPFPWIHIRDLSGIVCHVLERPYSMRFP
- the SDR39U1 gene encoding epimerase family protein SDR39U1 isoform X1, whose translation is MRVVVGGGTGFVGRALTQLLRSRGHEVTHVSRQGGKDRISWEQLSCSGLPPCDAVVNLAGENILNPFRRWDDAFCREIISSRVETTKTLAKAIADADQPPRTWILITGVGYYRPSPTAEYTEDSPGGDFDFFSRLVSSWEAAALIPGSPARGVVVRSGVVLGRDGGAISRMLWPFRLGLGGPLGSGLQPFPWIHIRDLSGIVCHVLESECLQGIFNGVSPSSPATSNGTFAQELGAALGRPALLSVPAWAVRAVFGAERAIMLLEGQRVVPKRTLESGYRFIFSDLSAALKDIVA